Part of the Terrisporobacter glycolicus ATCC 14880 = DSM 1288 genome is shown below.
TGAATATGTATAAAATTGGAGAATTTATTGTTTATGGAAATGAAGGTGTTTGTAGGGTAGATGATATAAGTGAATTAAGTATTGGTGGGAGTAGTAAAGGAAAAACTTATTATACATTAAAACCAATGCATGATAATGGAACAGTATTTGCACCTATTGATACTACTGTATTTATGAGACCAATTGTATCATATGAAGAAGTTCATAAATTAATTGAACAGATTCCATCAATAAAAGAAATTGACCATGATAAAAAAAGTGTAAGGGAATGGCAAGAGTATTATAAGAAATTAATAAAAAATCATGATTGTATGGATTTATTGACTGTAATGATAACTCTTAAAGACAAGAAAAACACTGCAATTAATAATGGCAAAAAACTTAGTCAAATGGATGATAAGTTTATGAGAGCTGCTAAAAATTTAATTGAAGCTGAGTTTTCAATTGTATTAGGAATAGAAAAAGAAGATGTAGAGTTATATATTGATGATAGTTTAAAGAAGATGTAATAGGGGTAAGTTATTAGTATCTATAAATAATTTTAATTTATATTAAATCAAAGAGTTCTTGATATTTTATCAAGAACTTTTTATATTATTAATATTTAGACGATAAAAAATAATTTAAAAAACATAAAAATATAACTTTATCAAACTTGTACTTGTATAAATTTATGATATAATATTCAATGCATTTAACTTAAGTTTTAAATTTCTTAATATATTCATATAAATTGAATATGCATTGTGATGAAATCAATTGGTAGAGATTTAAATATAAATAATCAAAGAAAATATTTTAGAAAGAAAGGGGGCAAATATGATGCATAATATAAAATACTTTTTTAGAGGAATTCCTGATAATACAAAATTTGTACAATTTGGATTATTTCATATATGGATATTAATAGTGTCAACCCTAATAAGTTATATAATTATTAAACATAAAGAAGAAAATCGTAGGTTTGAAATTTTTATAGGAAGAGTTCTAATTATTCAGCAAATAGTATTATACATTTGGTATATTACTAATGACTACTATGTTTTAACGCAAGGACTTCCTTTATATCACTGTAGAATAGCAATATTATTCCTAAGCACAGGGTTACTTTTTAATAAGTTAATTTTAATGAAACTTGGAGCTTATTGGGGGATAGCTGGTTCAATAATTGCCTTATTAATTCCAGCAGATATAGATCCTTTTATATTTCCACATATAACGTCTGTATCTTTCTTTGTAGGTCATATGTTCTTGCTATGGGGAAGTATATATGTTTTATATGTGAAGAAGATAGGAATAACAAAAATAGACTTAAAAAAAATATTAGTATTTACTAATGTATACTGTGTAGCTATATATATATTTAATTACTTAGCAAATTCAAATTACGGATTTATGAATTCATCACCTATACAAATTGGAAATAACCTTAATCATTTTATGTATGGTGTCATAGTTATATTAATTTCTAATATAGTTATAAATATAATTTATCATGTATTAAATGTTACAACAAAAGAAAAAGAAGAATTAGTATTAGTTGATTAATTGGAGCCTAAAGGCTCCTTTTTTTATTTCAAAGGTATACACAAAATTGTGTATACCTTGTTTAATTATTAATCTATTAAGAATAAAGTTTAGAAATTTAATTATTAAAATTTATACTTAACTATAAAGTAAGTTTTATGGCTTCCGATAATGAATAAAGGGTCTTTATAGTTACGAGATATTATCTAAGGAAAGGGGTGTATTAAATTTATCATACTATAAAATTGAAAATATAAAATCAACTAAGGGAGAAAAAGCATGATAAATAAAAAATTTAAATTAGAAAATTTGAGAGAATTTTTTAAAAAAAATAAGGTTAAAAATGATATTAAGCTTGGAATAAAGCAAAAATTATTATTCTCATCAATTATTACACTTATGGTTATGGCTGTTGTAATTGGTACAGTATCGTTATTAACTTCATATAAAAGTACGGAATTAAGTGTAGAAAAAATACTGGAAGAAACAGTAGAAACAACATCAAACAGAATTGATAATATGTTAGAAGTATATAGAAAATTGGCAAATGAAATGTCTGCCCATGATGCATTTATAAATGTGACAAGTGATAAATCAAAGAAAAATAAACAAAAGATGCTTGATAAAGTAAATAAAATTCATGAAATGCACCCAGATATCTATGATATGGTCATAATTGGGAAAGATGGTGTGGATCTAATAAGTGGTTTGGATCTTTCAGATAGACAGTATTTTAAAGACACAATGGAAAAGAAAAAAGCATTAACAAATGACATTGTAATAAATAAAGAAGATGGTAAAGCTATTTTAACTACAACTGCACCTATAATAGTAAATGGAGAAGTTCAAGGAGTTGTAGGTGTTATCACTGATGCAATGTTTTTATCTGAAATTGCCACAGATGTAGAAATTGGAGAAACGGGAAGGGTAGCGATTGTAAACTCTAAAGGAACTGATATAGGAAACAGCAATAAAGAACTGGTAAAAGAAGAATACAATGTAATTGAGGCAGCAAATAAAGACAAGTCACTACAGCCTTTAGCAGAAATATACAAAGACATGATTGGTGGAAATACAGGAGTTAAAGAGTTTAAAGGTGCAAATGGAAAAGAATTTGTAGGATATGCACCAATTGATAATACGAATGGATGGAATATTGCAATAACAGCAGAAAAATCTGAATTTATGCAAGCTATTTTAGATGGAGGAAAAATAATAATATTATTTATAATAATAGCTCTAGCTTTAGGAATATATATAACGTTAAGATCAGCAAATAATATAGTAAACCCTATTATAGCTTGTGTTGATAGAATAAAACTTCTAGCACAAGGAGATTTATCATCACCAGTACCATCTGTAACTACGAATGATGAAATAGAAATTTTAGCAAGTGCAACATCTGACCTTGTAAATAATATGTCAGAAATAATATACGATATAGACGAAGTATTAACATCCATATCGAAGGGAGATTTAACTGTTGAAACAAATGCTAATTACATTGGCGAATTTGTTAGTATAAAAAATTCTTCAGACAATATAATCAAATCATTAAATGAAGTAATGGAAGATATAACACTTACATCTAACCAAGTTGCATCTGGAGCAAATGAGGTTTCTATGGGAGCACAATCATTGGCACAAGGATCATCAGAACAAGCAGCCAGTGTTGAAGAACTATCAGCATCAATAGAAGATGTTTCAGACAAGATTAATAGTAGTTCTGAAAATGCTAATAAAGCAAATGAGGTAGTAAAAGAAGCTGGCGAAAAAATGCAAGATAGTAATGCAAAAATGAAAGAGATGATGTCTGCAATAGAATTAATAAATTTAAAATCTAATGAGATAAGTAAAATAATAAAAATAATCGATGATATAGCTTTCCAAACAAATATACTTGCATTAAATGCAGCAGTGGAAGCGGCAAGAGCAGGAGATGCAGGTAAAGGATTTGCTGTTGTTGCAGATGAAGTAAGAAACTTATCAGCTAAAAGTGCTGAAGCAGCAAAAAATACTGCTCTACTTATAGAAGAAACTGTAAATGCTATAAATGTAGGAAGTGAAATCGCTGAAGATACAGCGAAATCATTGGAGGAATCCGTAAGTAATACAAACTTAGCAACTAAAATAGTGGATGATATATCTAGTAATTTATCAGATCAATCTGCGTCTGCAAACCAAATAAGAGAGTCTATAGAACAAGTTAGTGCAGTTATACAATCTAACTCTGCTACTTCAGAAGAAAGTGCAGCAGCAAGTGAGGAATTAACAGGACAATCATTTGCAATGAATGAGTTAATCTCTAGATTTAAATTGTGTTCAAAAGATAAAAATGTAAATAATTAGTATATAGCCAAATACATCTTGGGGTGAAGTTCTTGACGGTTTATGTCAAGAGCTTGCCATATTTCAAAAGAAGAATTAGTACTAGAGATTTATTGGAGCCTAAAGGGCTCCTTTTTAATTTAATATAATAAGTATTTTAGATATAAAATAGAAAATAACTAAAAAGGCTTGACAAATATCTCTAACTAGAGTAAAATATCTCTAATTAGAGATATTAAGTATGATTAAATTATATTACAAGGTGAGGTTATAGATATGACAGAACTTAAAATATTTATAGGAATGAGTAGAGCATTAAATAAAATAAATAGAGCTACTAACAAGGTTTATACAAAATATGGCTTAACAAGTGCTCAATTTGCTGTATTAGAAGCTCTTTACCATAAAGGAGATTTATCTGTTGGAGAGGTTCAGGATAAAATATTGAGCACTAGTGGAACCATTCCTGTTATAGTAAAGAATTTAGAGAAAGAAGGTTTCTTAGAGAAGCGCAATGATGATAACGACAAGAGAAGATTTATACTCCATATTACACAAAAAGGTAGAGAACTTATGGACATTGTATATCCAGAAAATGAAGCAATTATCATTTCTATGATGAATATTTGGAACAAAGAAGAGCAGGAAGAGATACTAAAATATATGAGAAAATTTGGAGGTGTAGAAGATGAAAAGAATGATAAAAAATAAAGTTAGAGGTTTTAGAACTACAGATGGAGCAGGGGTAAGTTTAGTTAGGGTTTTAGGAAATACTACAGTTGAGACTTATGATCCTATTTTAATGTTAGATTCTTTCGATAGCACAAATCCTGAAGAATATACAGCAGGTTTTCCAATGCATCCTCATAGAGGCATAGAAACTATAAGTCTTGTAGTTAAGGGAAATATGGTTCATAAAGATAGTCTAGGAAATGAAGATGGAATTACAGATGGAGAAGTTCAATGGATGACAGCAGGATCTGGAATATTACATGAAGAAAAACTACCTGCTTCAGATAAAATGCTTGGAGTTCAACTTTGGTTAAACATGCCTAGAAAACATAAAATGGCTCCACCAGAATATCATAGTATAAAGAAAGAAGAAATAAAAGAGATTCCTATAGATGGAGGAACTTTGAGACTTATAAGTGGACAATATAAAGAGCATAAAGGTTTTATGGGTAAATATTTACCAATAGATTATTATCATATAATACTAAATGCAAATAATAAGTTTACTATTGAAACTGAGAAGGATAAATCAGTATTGGTATTTTTATTGTCTGGAGATGCTAAGGTAGCAGGAGAAACTATAAGTGAGAAGACAGCAGTTAAGTTAACAAATGGAGATTCGTTAGATATTGAGTCTATTCACGAAGATATACAAATTTTATTTATAAGTTCAGATAAATTAGAAGAACCTGTATCTTGGGGAGGACCAATAGTAATGAACACTAGAGAAGAACTAGATTTGGCATTTAGGGAATTAAGAGATGGAAGTTTTTTAAAAGAAAAAGTAGATTATTAATAAAAATAATAAAGAACTTCGCAATTTTATGAAAAGGGAGAATAAATAATTATGAAAATTTTAGAATCATTAAAAGAAAGAAGATCATATTACGATATAAATAGAGACTTACCAGTAGATGAGGTAGAAGTATTTGATTTAGTAGAGAAAGCTACAGAATTAGTTCCAGATGCTTTCAATATGAAAAGTTCAAGAGTTATTGTTGTAACAGGAGAAAAGCAAGATCAATTATGGGATAATATTTATGAAGTATTTGAAGGTAAGGTTTCAAGAGAGAAAATTGATAGTTTTAAAAGTGGTTATGGAACAATTCTTTATTTTTATGATGAAGATATTGTGAAAAGTCTACAAAGTCAATTTTCAACATATGCAGATAGATTTCCGGATTGGGCCTCACAGTCATCTGGTATGCTTCAATTAAGTATATGGAGTGGTTTAAAAGAGTTAGGAATAGGTGCTTCACTTCAACACTATAACCCAGTTATAGATGATATGGTTAAAGAAATGTTTAATCTACCAGAAAGCTATGCTCTAAATGCACAAATGCCTTTTGGTGGAATTAGCTCTAATCCGGCTGAAAAGGAAAAAGAGGATATTTCAAAAAGAGTAAAAATAGTAAAATAATTATTGCCTAAATATAGTTAGTAATGTAGTTGGTAGGAATGGCAAGTTCAAAAAATGATATGCTATACTATATAATATAACAGATGAATAACATCCGTATGTATTGAATATATAATAAATTTAAAATGAAAAACAAATATAAAAGAGGAGATAAATATGTTTAATCTGGAAGATTGTATAGCCTTTATGACTAACAAATACAACAAAGAGATTACTGATTTATTTAGCCAAAGACTTCAAGACCATAATATTACAAGAGTTCAATGGACGGCTTTATTTTATATAGGGAAAAATGAAGGAATAACGCAAAGAGACTTAGCTCAAACACTAGATTCCAACGAATCATCAATTGTTAGATTAGTAGATCGTATGGAAAAAGAAGACATAGTAAGAAGAGAAAAAGATCCAGCTGACAGAAGAATTACAAAGTTATTTCTTACAGAAGAAGGAATGAAGAAAAGAGATGAAATACTGCCTATAGGAGATAAGTTCTCGAAAGATTGTATCAAAGGAATAAGTGAAGAAGATTTGGAAACTTTCAAAGAAGTTTTAAATAAAATGGTAAAAAATCTAAATAAATCACAGTAAATACTTTACAACTGTAGCACTCGGTGCTACAATTCTCTTAAATACTTGCTATAGCAATTATTGCTATAGCATTAAATTAGGGAGGATATTATGAAAAGAGATGTTAGAGAGATATTAAATTCATTTACTCAGGGGTTAGGGGAACTTGCAGAAACTAATAAGTCAAATGTTAATGCATTTATGAGACTTTTAAATACTGGATATAAAGAAGGTGCTTTAAGTACAAAAACTAAGGAGCTTATGAGTGTTGCTATTGGAGTGTATAACCGTTGCGAATACTGCATAGTTTATCATGTTTATAAATCATTGGAGCTTGGAGCTACAAGAGAAGAAATAATAGAGGCAGCTATGGTTGCTGTAGGATTTGGTGGAGGACCATCTATGGCTTATAGCGTAACTTTATTGAAAGATGCTATAGATGAATTTGAAAAGGATTTTAAATAATAATATAAAGCTAAATAAAATACTTTGTTAAGCTAATAATTTCAGCTACTGAAATTATTAGCTTTTTATTTTTACTAATGTTACCAAGAGATAAAATGATTGAAATTAGTTGTAAAAAATGTTATGCTATCAAAAGTAAATTTAAAAAAATGTCGTTACTATATATATTAAAGAGCTTATTTTTATAAGCTCTTTTTAAATCATAAAGAGAGGTAATAATATGATAAAAATTGACAACTTGTCCTACTCATTTCCGTTAAAAGATCTATACAATAAGGTTTCATTTACATTAGAACAAAATCAACACTGCGCCTTTATAGGAGCAAGTGGTAGCGGAAAAAGTACACTTATAGATATAATTATGGACCCAGAAAGATATATGTTTGATGGGAAGTTAGAAATGGATCCAAGCTGTAGAATTGGGTATGTAAGCCAGTTCTCACAGATAGACAAAACAAAGGAAATCACAGTTTTTGAATATATAGCTGAACCATTTATTAAGCTACAAGATGAAATATCATCTATTTGCTCTGAAATGGGAACTTCTGATGATATTGAGACTTTATTAGAAAAGTACCAAGAAGCATTAGACGCGTTTGAGGCAATTGATGGGGATGATTTTGAAAGTAACATTAACAAGAAACTAAACCTTGCAAACTTAAGCAAGCATAAAGATAGAAATATATGTGAACTTAGTGGTGGGGAATTTAAACTTATTCAAGTTATTAAGGAAATGCTTAATAATCCAGATTTAATGATTATGGATGAGCCAGATGTGTTCTTAGATTTTGAAAATCTTAATTCTCTTAAAAATTTAATTAATTCTCACAAAAAAACAATTTTAGTTATTACACACAATAGATATTTGCTTAATCATTGTTTTAATAAAATTGTGCATCTTGAAAATACGGAAATTCAAGAATTTGATGGAAGATATGTTGATTATAATTTATCTTTACTTCAAACTAAAATAGAGTTACAAGAAATGGCTCTTGCTGATGAGGAAGAGATTGCTAGAAATGAAGCTTTAATTGATATATTGAGAGAAAAAGCAACTTACAATGCAGATGCTTCTAGAGGTAGAGCTTTAAAAGCCAGAGTTAAAATTCAAGAAAGATTAGAAGAGCGTAGAATTAAAGCACCATTTGTAGATATAAAACAACCATATATTAACTTAGTTACTAATAGTGAAATTGAAGAAACTATTGCTTTAAAAGTTGAAGATTACAGCGTCGCTTTTGATGAAGTGCTTTTAGAAAATGTTAACTTTGAAATTAAATCTACTGATAAAGTAGCTATAATTGGTACAAACGGTGTGGGAAAAACTACTTTATTAAAAGAAATATTTAAAAATAATAATCAAACGATTAAAATAAATGAAAACATTGAAGTAGCTTATTTATCCCAAGATCAAGGTGAAGTGTTAAATGAATCTAATACCATACTTCAAGAGTTCTACGACGTAGGATTTGAAACTTATGGCGAGATTAGAAGATATGTTGGAAAATATGGTTTTGATGCAGATATTCTTACACAAAAGATAGAATCTTTATCTGGTGGAGAAAAAAATATTCTTCAACTGGCTAAGGTTTCTGCAAGTAGGGCAAATATGTTGCTAATGGATGAGCCTACAAGTCACTTAGATATTTATTCACAAATGGCTTTAGAAAAAGCTATAGAAGATTATAAAGGTGCTATTTTAATGATTTCTCATGATTATCATTTTATAGTTAATTGTGCAGATTATGTTTTATTTATTGAAGATAAGACGATTAGAAAAATGAGTATGAAAAAATTTAGAAGAATGATTTATGCTAATCATTTTGATAAAGACTATTTAGCAATTGAAGAAAAGAAAAAAACAGTTGAGACAAAGGTAGCATTAGCTTTAGCAGATACTGATTTTGAACGTGCAAGAACTTTATCTGAAGATTTAGAAGAGTTGATTAAGTTACTTTAAATAAACAAACTCAAGGGGTGTATCATCTTTGATACACCCCTTGAGTTTGTTTAATTCCAGGCAATCGGCATAAGTAAAAATGTATTTACATATTATTTAATAAAATTGTAGTTGTTAATTCTGTACTTACATTTAAAACATCAAAAAAGTAAAGGAGGCTTATTATTACATGCGAGAAATGAAATGCCCGGTTACTGGAAGAACAAACAAAACTATGTCGGACAGTGAAACCTTAAATAAGGATTGGTGGCCTAATCGATTAAACTTAAACATCCTTCATCAAAACTCCAGCTTAAGTAATCCAATGGGAACTAAGTTTGATTATGCTAAAGAATTTGAAAAACTTGATTATTATGGATTAAAAAAAGATTTATATGATTTAATGACGGATTCAAAGGATTGGTGGCCAGCAGATTTTGGTCACTATGGACCACTGTTTATCCGTATGGCATGGCATAGTGCAGGAACTTATAGAATAGGGGATGGTAGAGGTGGAGCAGGAGAGGGTTTGCAAAGATTTCCACCATTAAATAGTTGGCCTGATAATGTTAATTTAGATAAAGCTCGTAGGTTACTTTGGCCAATTAAACAGAAATATGGTGATAAGATTTCTTGGGCAGACCTTATGATATTAACAGGTAATTGTGCGTTTGAATCAATGGGTCTTAAAACATTTGGATTTGGCGGTGGACGTGTGGATGTTTGGGAACCACAAGAAATTTACTGGGGTTTTGCTGAAGAGATGCTTGGGACTAATAAACTTTCTAGTACAGGTCAAATTCAAAATCCACTTGCTGCAGTTCAGATGGGATTAATTTATGTAAATCCAGAAGGTCCTGATGGAAAACCAGATCCAGTTGGCTCTGCAAAGGATATTAGAGAAACATTTGCTCGTATGGCTATGAATGACGAAGAAACTGTGGCACTTATAGCTGGCGGTCATACATTTGGCAAATGCCATGGAGCAGGTCCTGCCACATATGTTGGTCCTCCGCCTGATGAAGCTAGCATTGAAGAGCAGGGACTTGGTTGGAAAAACAGTTATAAAACAGGTAAAGGTATAGATACAATTGGTAGTGGAATTGAAGGCGCATGGAAGCAAAATCCAATAAAATGGGATATGGGTTATTTTAAAACATTGTTCAAGTATGAGTGGGAGTTGGTTAAGAGTCCTGCAGGAGCATATCAGTGGTTGGCTAAGGATGTAGCTGAGGAGGATATGATTGTAGATGCACATGACCCATCTATAAAGCATCGTCCTATGATGACGACGGCTGATTTAGGTCTTCGATTTGACCCAATATATGAGAAAATTGCTAAAGGTTATTTAGACAATCCTGACAAATTTACTGATGACTTTGCACGTGCTTGGTTTAAATTGACACATCGTGATATGGGTCCTATTTCAAGATATCTTGGACCCGAGGTTCCAAAAGAGGAACTTATATGGCAAGACCCTTTGCCAAAGGTTGATTATGAGTTAATTAATGAAGATGATATCAAATGTCTTAAAAATAAAATTTTAGATTCTAATTTATCAGTATCAGACCTTGTTTATACAGCTTGGTCATCTGCATCCACATTTAGAGGTTCTGATAAACGTGGTGGTGCAAATGGAGCAAGAATTCGTCTACAACCGCAGAAATTTTGGGAAGTTAATGAACCAGAGCAATTAGACAATGTTTTACAGATTTTTGAAAGAATAAAATCAGACTTTAACTCTATACAGTTAAAATCAAATAAAATAAATAAAAAGGTATCTTTAGCAGATTTGATTGTTCTTGGAGGATGCGTAGGCATTGAAAAAGCAGCAAGAAAAGCAGGATATAAAATCAGAGTTCCTTTCAATCCAGGACGCAGTGATGCATCACAAGAACAAACTGATATTAAATCATTTGCTGTACTTGAGCCAAAAGGAGATGGATTTAGAAACTACGTAAAATCCAATTACACAGTTCCTGTTGAAAAATTATTAGTTGACCGTGCCCAGCTTCTAACTTTGACTGCTCCAGAAATGACTGTTTTAATAGGTGGTATGCGTGTATTAAATACCAACTATAAAAAATCTGAGTATGGTATTTTTACAAAGAGACCAGAAACTCTTACAAATGATTTCTTTGTAAACCTTTTAGATATGGAAACAGTTTGGCAACCTAGTTCTAACGATGAACACATATTTGAAGGACGTGACAGAACAACAGGAAGATTAAAGTGGAAAGGAACAGGAGTTGACCTTATTTTTGGATCTAATGCTCAACTTCGAGCTATAGCAGAAGTCTACGCAAGTGAAGGTTCTCAACGTAAATTTTTAAAGGACTTTGTATATGCTTGGAATAAAGTAATGAACGCAGATCGTTATGATATGTGCTAAGACATTAGTGTGTATTGAATAAGTGTGAAGGTAAAAGTTTAACTAGTTGATACTTAGTTATAAATTTAAAAACTGAAGATAGAAAGTAGTTGTAATGATTATAAGGGCTTATGAAAATTTGATAGGCCTTTTATAATGTGAAATATTTTCAGACTATTTAAGAAATACTATTGTTGAGGTGATATAAATATGAGAAAAAAATTATTAGCAGTAGGATTTGGATTTTTACTTCTTTTTACAACCTACATAAGTATATTTTCCTTGGGGATGAAGGACATTCAACAATTTAAAGCAGTGCCATTGCCATATCACTACGATGACTTAGAACCATTTATAAGCAAGGAAATTATGGCTTATCATCATGGTAAACATTACCAAACTTATGTAGATAATTTAAATAAAGCTTTGGCAAATTATCCGAAATACCAAAGCTATTCTTTGGAGAAACTTTTGAAAAATATAGATTCCTTACCAAAGGAAATCTATACACCTTTAAAAAATAATGCTGGTGGAGTATATAATCACGAGTTTTTCTTTTCTATTATGACACCTAGTAAAACTGCTCCTTCTGATGAATTGAAAAAGGCAATT
Proteins encoded:
- a CDS encoding CarD family transcriptional regulator — its product is MYKIGEFIVYGNEGVCRVDDISELSIGGSSKGKTYYTLKPMHDNGTVFAPIDTTVFMRPIVSYEEVHKLIEQIPSIKEIDHDKKSVREWQEYYKKLIKNHDCMDLLTVMITLKDKKNTAINNGKKLSQMDDKFMRAAKNLIEAEFSIVLGIEKEDVELYIDDSLKKM
- a CDS encoding TIGR02206 family membrane protein, coding for MMHNIKYFFRGIPDNTKFVQFGLFHIWILIVSTLISYIIIKHKEENRRFEIFIGRVLIIQQIVLYIWYITNDYYVLTQGLPLYHCRIAILFLSTGLLFNKLILMKLGAYWGIAGSIIALLIPADIDPFIFPHITSVSFFVGHMFLLWGSIYVLYVKKIGITKIDLKKILVFTNVYCVAIYIFNYLANSNYGFMNSSPIQIGNNLNHFMYGVIVILISNIVINIIYHVLNVTTKEKEELVLVD
- a CDS encoding methyl-accepting chemotaxis protein; translated protein: MINKKFKLENLREFFKKNKVKNDIKLGIKQKLLFSSIITLMVMAVVIGTVSLLTSYKSTELSVEKILEETVETTSNRIDNMLEVYRKLANEMSAHDAFINVTSDKSKKNKQKMLDKVNKIHEMHPDIYDMVIIGKDGVDLISGLDLSDRQYFKDTMEKKKALTNDIVINKEDGKAILTTTAPIIVNGEVQGVVGVITDAMFLSEIATDVEIGETGRVAIVNSKGTDIGNSNKELVKEEYNVIEAANKDKSLQPLAEIYKDMIGGNTGVKEFKGANGKEFVGYAPIDNTNGWNIAITAEKSEFMQAILDGGKIIILFIIIALALGIYITLRSANNIVNPIIACVDRIKLLAQGDLSSPVPSVTTNDEIEILASATSDLVNNMSEIIYDIDEVLTSISKGDLTVETNANYIGEFVSIKNSSDNIIKSLNEVMEDITLTSNQVASGANEVSMGAQSLAQGSSEQAASVEELSASIEDVSDKINSSSENANKANEVVKEAGEKMQDSNAKMKEMMSAIELINLKSNEISKIIKIIDDIAFQTNILALNAAVEAARAGDAGKGFAVVADEVRNLSAKSAEAAKNTALLIEETVNAINVGSEIAEDTAKSLEESVSNTNLATKIVDDISSNLSDQSASANQIRESIEQVSAVIQSNSATSEESAAASEELTGQSFAMNELISRFKLCSKDKNVNN
- a CDS encoding MarR family winged helix-turn-helix transcriptional regulator; the encoded protein is MTELKIFIGMSRALNKINRATNKVYTKYGLTSAQFAVLEALYHKGDLSVGEVQDKILSTSGTIPVIVKNLEKEGFLEKRNDDNDKRRFILHITQKGRELMDIVYPENEAIIISMMNIWNKEEQEEILKYMRKFGGVEDEKNDKK
- a CDS encoding pirin family protein, giving the protein MKRMIKNKVRGFRTTDGAGVSLVRVLGNTTVETYDPILMLDSFDSTNPEEYTAGFPMHPHRGIETISLVVKGNMVHKDSLGNEDGITDGEVQWMTAGSGILHEEKLPASDKMLGVQLWLNMPRKHKMAPPEYHSIKKEEIKEIPIDGGTLRLISGQYKEHKGFMGKYLPIDYYHIILNANNKFTIETEKDKSVLVFLLSGDAKVAGETISEKTAVKLTNGDSLDIESIHEDIQILFISSDKLEEPVSWGGPIVMNTREELDLAFRELRDGSFLKEKVDY
- a CDS encoding nitroreductase family protein, translated to MKILESLKERRSYYDINRDLPVDEVEVFDLVEKATELVPDAFNMKSSRVIVVTGEKQDQLWDNIYEVFEGKVSREKIDSFKSGYGTILYFYDEDIVKSLQSQFSTYADRFPDWASQSSGMLQLSIWSGLKELGIGASLQHYNPVIDDMVKEMFNLPESYALNAQMPFGGISSNPAEKEKEDISKRVKIVK
- a CDS encoding MarR family winged helix-turn-helix transcriptional regulator, with product MFNLEDCIAFMTNKYNKEITDLFSQRLQDHNITRVQWTALFYIGKNEGITQRDLAQTLDSNESSIVRLVDRMEKEDIVRREKDPADRRITKLFLTEEGMKKRDEILPIGDKFSKDCIKGISEEDLETFKEVLNKMVKNLNKSQ
- a CDS encoding carboxymuconolactone decarboxylase family protein, giving the protein MKRDVREILNSFTQGLGELAETNKSNVNAFMRLLNTGYKEGALSTKTKELMSVAIGVYNRCEYCIVYHVYKSLELGATREEIIEAAMVAVGFGGGPSMAYSVTLLKDAIDEFEKDFK
- a CDS encoding ABC-F family ATP-binding cassette domain-containing protein — translated: MIKIDNLSYSFPLKDLYNKVSFTLEQNQHCAFIGASGSGKSTLIDIIMDPERYMFDGKLEMDPSCRIGYVSQFSQIDKTKEITVFEYIAEPFIKLQDEISSICSEMGTSDDIETLLEKYQEALDAFEAIDGDDFESNINKKLNLANLSKHKDRNICELSGGEFKLIQVIKEMLNNPDLMIMDEPDVFLDFENLNSLKNLINSHKKTILVITHNRYLLNHCFNKIVHLENTEIQEFDGRYVDYNLSLLQTKIELQEMALADEEEIARNEALIDILREKATYNADASRGRALKARVKIQERLEERRIKAPFVDIKQPYINLVTNSEIEETIALKVEDYSVAFDEVLLENVNFEIKSTDKVAIIGTNGVGKTTLLKEIFKNNNQTIKINENIEVAYLSQDQGEVLNESNTILQEFYDVGFETYGEIRRYVGKYGFDADILTQKIESLSGGEKNILQLAKVSASRANMLLMDEPTSHLDIYSQMALEKAIEDYKGAILMISHDYHFIVNCADYVLFIEDKTIRKMSMKKFRRMIYANHFDKDYLAIEEKKKTVETKVALALADTDFERARTLSEDLEELIKLL
- the katG gene encoding catalase/peroxidase HPI, translated to MREMKCPVTGRTNKTMSDSETLNKDWWPNRLNLNILHQNSSLSNPMGTKFDYAKEFEKLDYYGLKKDLYDLMTDSKDWWPADFGHYGPLFIRMAWHSAGTYRIGDGRGGAGEGLQRFPPLNSWPDNVNLDKARRLLWPIKQKYGDKISWADLMILTGNCAFESMGLKTFGFGGGRVDVWEPQEIYWGFAEEMLGTNKLSSTGQIQNPLAAVQMGLIYVNPEGPDGKPDPVGSAKDIRETFARMAMNDEETVALIAGGHTFGKCHGAGPATYVGPPPDEASIEEQGLGWKNSYKTGKGIDTIGSGIEGAWKQNPIKWDMGYFKTLFKYEWELVKSPAGAYQWLAKDVAEEDMIVDAHDPSIKHRPMMTTADLGLRFDPIYEKIAKGYLDNPDKFTDDFARAWFKLTHRDMGPISRYLGPEVPKEELIWQDPLPKVDYELINEDDIKCLKNKILDSNLSVSDLVYTAWSSASTFRGSDKRGGANGARIRLQPQKFWEVNEPEQLDNVLQIFERIKSDFNSIQLKSNKINKKVSLADLIVLGGCVGIEKAARKAGYKIRVPFNPGRSDASQEQTDIKSFAVLEPKGDGFRNYVKSNYTVPVEKLLVDRAQLLTLTAPEMTVLIGGMRVLNTNYKKSEYGIFTKRPETLTNDFFVNLLDMETVWQPSSNDEHIFEGRDRTTGRLKWKGTGVDLIFGSNAQLRAIAEVYASEGSQRKFLKDFVYAWNKVMNADRYDMC